A region of Corvus cornix cornix isolate S_Up_H32 chromosome 3, ASM73873v5, whole genome shotgun sequence DNA encodes the following proteins:
- the TTK gene encoding dual specificity protein kinase TTK isoform X1, whose product MEETDLSERGLPQITSIMNRVRNLKNKYRNEENITDEFNYAKISADTTDNSGTVNQIMMTRNNPEDWLCFLLKLEKKGVPQMDVSLLNRLIGRYSQAVTALPAEKHSQDESYARILVRFAELKALQDPEEARDQFHLARLNCKKFAFVHVAFAQFELSQANEKKCKQILQKAVECSAVPLELLETALQNFHLKKKQLLSDEEKENFAVSSTQESGLQNIGGNHRSIKRSDSSENSSTVTRFLIREEKSQELGALVNYHNPLRPLNKSNQICQFGRVPVALLSDDGDDMEDSDVPLTASVTKRQMSSSKQTAFVAPFPPSEPKSSGHDSYSLGDLQSLQEKMALQLQMLDKGSSETATNSTVTLKTKVDTSLVTKKEENKVQHQELKMPEPRSLESQQQQSSFGESYRKQLEQIKLNCVSARKKWPTQEVSQKSCYGEGKQMNLEQSGHPVSRQLSPPDAVAKKSDPSHVYGTPSTTSNDYMACFNTPVVKDKLLPGCQISTPYSQFPYYLPHTPATPFQNQIGLQVPASIPSHECLAINGRVYTVLKQIGSGGSSKVFQVLNDKKQLYAVKYVNLEEADQQTVQSYKNEIAHLSKLQQHSDKIIRLYGYEITDQHIYMVMECGNIDLNSWLKKKKKMDPLERKSYWKNMLEAVHTIHEYGIIHSDLKPANFLIVDGMLKLIDFGIANQMQPDVTSIIKDSQAGTMNYMPPEAIEDRSSYGENGKPRSKISPKSDVWSLGCILYCMTYGRTPFQHITSHINKMHAIVDPSYEIGFPDIAEKDLHDVLKRCLIRNPKERISVSELLVHPYVQIQSHCQTGVPNAKGTAEEMKRILGQLVGLNSPNSISRAARTLYEQCNSGKTLDVSAFAKPGSQKTWTTK is encoded by the exons ATGGAGGAGACAGACCTGAGTGAAAGAGGATTGCCGCAGATAACATCAATCATGAATAGAGTTAGaaacttgaaaaacaaatacagaaatgaagAGAATATCACAGATGAGTTTAACTATGCTAAAATCTCAGCTGATACAACAG aTAACTCTGGAACTGTTAATCAAATAATGATGACAAGAAATAATCCAGAAGATTGGCTATGTTTTTTGCTTAAACTAGAGAAAAAGGGTGTTCCTCAGATGGATGTTAGCCTACTCAATAGACTTATTGGTCGTTACAGTCAAGCGGTGACTGCATTACCTGCAGAAAAGCACAGTCAAGATGAGAGCTATGCTCGCATCCTTGTGAGATTTGCTGAGTTGAAAGC TCTTCAAGATCCAGAGGAGGCACGGGACCAATTTCATCTGGCCAGACTGAACTGCAAGAAATTTGCTTTTGTGCATGTGGCTTTTGCACAGTTTGAGCTATCACAAG CAAATGAGAAGAAGTGTAAGCAGATCCTTCAGAAAGCTGTGGAGTGCTCTGCTGTTCCCCTGGAACTGTTGGAAACTGCTCTGCAAaactttcatttgaaaaaaaagcagttactttcagatgaggagaaggagaaCTTTGCAG TATCAAGTACACAGGAGTCTGGACTTCAGAATATAGGTGGAAATCACAGAAGCATAAAAAGGAGCGATTCTAGTGAAAATTCTTCTACTGTTACCAGATTTTTAATTAG ggaaGAGAAGTCACAGGAACTGGGTGCCCTAGTTAATTACCACAATCCATTGAGACCACTAAACAAATCTAACCAG ATTTGCCAATTTGGGAGGGTTCCTGTTGCCCTACTATCTGATGATGGTGATGACATGGAGGATTCAGATGTCCCACTCACGGCTAGTGTTACTAAGAG GCAAATGTCCAGCTCCAAACAAACAGCCTTCGTTGCACCTTTTCCACCATCAGAACCAAAATCTAGTGGGCATGATTCATACAGCCTGGGAGATTTGCAG TCCTTACAAGAAAAAATGGCTTTACAGTTGCAGATGTTGGATAAGGGCAGCTCAGAAACAGCTACCAATTCAACTGTAACTCTCAAAACCAAAGTGGATACAAGTCTTGTGACGAAAAAAGAAG aaaataaagTTCAGCATCAGGAGCTGAAGATGCCAGAGCCCAGGAGTCTGGAAAGTCAACAGCAACAATCTAGTTTTGGTGAAAGCTATAGAAAGCAGTTGGAGCAGATTAAACTAAACTGTGTTAGTGCCAGAAAAAAATGGCCAACTCAAGAAGTGTCACAGAAAAGCTGCTATGGAGAG ggaaaacaaatgaaCCTTGAACAGTCTGGTCATCCTGTTTCAAGGCAATTATCGCCACCAGATGCTGTTGCTAAGAAAAGTGACCCATCACATGTTTATGGAACACCAAGCACCACATCTAATGATTATATGGCCTG TTTCAACACACCAGTTGTAAAGGACAAGCTTCTACCAGGATGTCAAATTTCTACTCCCTACAGCCAGTTCCCATATTATTTACCACATACTCCAGCAACTccatttcaaaatcaaattgGCTTGCAG GTTCCAGCTTCTATACCTTCACATGAATGCCTTGCCATCAATGGCAGAGTTTATACAGTATTAAAGCAAATAGGTAGTGGAGGCTCGAGTAAG GTGTTTCAAGTACTGAATGACAAGAAGCAGCTGTATGCTGTCAAATATGTGAATCTAGAGGAAGCTGATCAACAGACTGTTCAGAGCTATAAGAATGAAATTGCTCATCTGAGTAAACTGCAGCAACATAGTGATAAGATCATCCGCCTTTATGGCTA tgaaatCACTGATCAACATATCTACATGGTAATGGAGTGTGGAAATATTGATCTCAATAGCTGgcttaagaagaaaaaaaagatggatcCATTGGAACGAAAGAGCTATTGGAAAAATATGCTGGAAGCTGTTCACACGATCCATGAATATG GCATTATTCACAGTGATCTGAAACCAGCAAACTTTCTGATAGTTGATGGAATGTTAAAACTAATTGACTTTGGCATTGCAAACCAAATGCAGCCAGATGTGACAAGTATCATTAAAGATTCTCAG GCCGGCACAATGAATTATATGCCACCTGAAGCAATAGAAGATAGGTCTTCCTATGGAGAAAATGGCAAGCCTCGTTCTAAG atAAGTCCCAAAAGCGATGTATGGTCACTAGGATGCATTTTGTACTGTATGACATATGGAAGGACTCCATTTCAGCATATAACAAGTCACATCAATAAAATGCATGCTATTGTTGATCCAAGTTATGAAATAGGGTTCCCAGATATTGCTGAGAAGGATCTTCACGATGTGCTGAAG cGCTGTTTAATAAGAAATCCTAAGGAAAGAATTTCTGTTTCGGAGTTGCTGGTACATCCCTATGTTCAAATTCAAAGTCATTGTCAAACAg GTGTCCCAAATGCAAAAggaacagcagaggaaatgaaacGTATCCTTGGCCAGCTTGTTGGCTTGAATTCTCCCAATTCTATTTCTAGAGCTGCGAGG ACTTTATATGAACAGTGCAACAGTGGTAAAACTCTTGATGTATCAGCATTTGCAAAACCTGGGAGTCAAAAAACATGGACAACAAAATGA
- the TTK gene encoding dual specificity protein kinase TTK isoform X2 yields the protein MEETDLSERGLPQITSIMNRVRNLKNKYRNEENITDEFNYAKISADTTDNSGTVNQIMMTRNNPEDWLCFLLKLEKKGVPQMDVSLLNRLIGRYSQAVTALPAEKHSQDESYARILVRFAELKALQDPEEARDQFHLARLNCKKFAFVHVAFAQFELSQANEKKCKQILQKAVECSAVPLELLETALQNFHLKKKQLLSDEEKENFAVSSTQESGLQNIGGNHRSIKRSDSSENSSTVTRFLIREEKSQELGALVNYHNPLRPLNKSNQICQFGRVPVALLSDDGDDMEDSDVPLTASVTKRQMSSSKQTAFVAPFPPSEPKSSGHDSYSLGDLQLQMLDKGSSETATNSTVTLKTKVDTSLVTKKEENKVQHQELKMPEPRSLESQQQQSSFGESYRKQLEQIKLNCVSARKKWPTQEVSQKSCYGEGKQMNLEQSGHPVSRQLSPPDAVAKKSDPSHVYGTPSTTSNDYMACFNTPVVKDKLLPGCQISTPYSQFPYYLPHTPATPFQNQIGLQVPASIPSHECLAINGRVYTVLKQIGSGGSSKVFQVLNDKKQLYAVKYVNLEEADQQTVQSYKNEIAHLSKLQQHSDKIIRLYGYEITDQHIYMVMECGNIDLNSWLKKKKKMDPLERKSYWKNMLEAVHTIHEYGIIHSDLKPANFLIVDGMLKLIDFGIANQMQPDVTSIIKDSQAGTMNYMPPEAIEDRSSYGENGKPRSKISPKSDVWSLGCILYCMTYGRTPFQHITSHINKMHAIVDPSYEIGFPDIAEKDLHDVLKRCLIRNPKERISVSELLVHPYVQIQSHCQTGVPNAKGTAEEMKRILGQLVGLNSPNSISRAARTLYEQCNSGKTLDVSAFAKPGSQKTWTTK from the exons ATGGAGGAGACAGACCTGAGTGAAAGAGGATTGCCGCAGATAACATCAATCATGAATAGAGTTAGaaacttgaaaaacaaatacagaaatgaagAGAATATCACAGATGAGTTTAACTATGCTAAAATCTCAGCTGATACAACAG aTAACTCTGGAACTGTTAATCAAATAATGATGACAAGAAATAATCCAGAAGATTGGCTATGTTTTTTGCTTAAACTAGAGAAAAAGGGTGTTCCTCAGATGGATGTTAGCCTACTCAATAGACTTATTGGTCGTTACAGTCAAGCGGTGACTGCATTACCTGCAGAAAAGCACAGTCAAGATGAGAGCTATGCTCGCATCCTTGTGAGATTTGCTGAGTTGAAAGC TCTTCAAGATCCAGAGGAGGCACGGGACCAATTTCATCTGGCCAGACTGAACTGCAAGAAATTTGCTTTTGTGCATGTGGCTTTTGCACAGTTTGAGCTATCACAAG CAAATGAGAAGAAGTGTAAGCAGATCCTTCAGAAAGCTGTGGAGTGCTCTGCTGTTCCCCTGGAACTGTTGGAAACTGCTCTGCAAaactttcatttgaaaaaaaagcagttactttcagatgaggagaaggagaaCTTTGCAG TATCAAGTACACAGGAGTCTGGACTTCAGAATATAGGTGGAAATCACAGAAGCATAAAAAGGAGCGATTCTAGTGAAAATTCTTCTACTGTTACCAGATTTTTAATTAG ggaaGAGAAGTCACAGGAACTGGGTGCCCTAGTTAATTACCACAATCCATTGAGACCACTAAACAAATCTAACCAG ATTTGCCAATTTGGGAGGGTTCCTGTTGCCCTACTATCTGATGATGGTGATGACATGGAGGATTCAGATGTCCCACTCACGGCTAGTGTTACTAAGAG GCAAATGTCCAGCTCCAAACAAACAGCCTTCGTTGCACCTTTTCCACCATCAGAACCAAAATCTAGTGGGCATGATTCATACAGCCTGGGAGATTTGCAG TTGCAGATGTTGGATAAGGGCAGCTCAGAAACAGCTACCAATTCAACTGTAACTCTCAAAACCAAAGTGGATACAAGTCTTGTGACGAAAAAAGAAG aaaataaagTTCAGCATCAGGAGCTGAAGATGCCAGAGCCCAGGAGTCTGGAAAGTCAACAGCAACAATCTAGTTTTGGTGAAAGCTATAGAAAGCAGTTGGAGCAGATTAAACTAAACTGTGTTAGTGCCAGAAAAAAATGGCCAACTCAAGAAGTGTCACAGAAAAGCTGCTATGGAGAG ggaaaacaaatgaaCCTTGAACAGTCTGGTCATCCTGTTTCAAGGCAATTATCGCCACCAGATGCTGTTGCTAAGAAAAGTGACCCATCACATGTTTATGGAACACCAAGCACCACATCTAATGATTATATGGCCTG TTTCAACACACCAGTTGTAAAGGACAAGCTTCTACCAGGATGTCAAATTTCTACTCCCTACAGCCAGTTCCCATATTATTTACCACATACTCCAGCAACTccatttcaaaatcaaattgGCTTGCAG GTTCCAGCTTCTATACCTTCACATGAATGCCTTGCCATCAATGGCAGAGTTTATACAGTATTAAAGCAAATAGGTAGTGGAGGCTCGAGTAAG GTGTTTCAAGTACTGAATGACAAGAAGCAGCTGTATGCTGTCAAATATGTGAATCTAGAGGAAGCTGATCAACAGACTGTTCAGAGCTATAAGAATGAAATTGCTCATCTGAGTAAACTGCAGCAACATAGTGATAAGATCATCCGCCTTTATGGCTA tgaaatCACTGATCAACATATCTACATGGTAATGGAGTGTGGAAATATTGATCTCAATAGCTGgcttaagaagaaaaaaaagatggatcCATTGGAACGAAAGAGCTATTGGAAAAATATGCTGGAAGCTGTTCACACGATCCATGAATATG GCATTATTCACAGTGATCTGAAACCAGCAAACTTTCTGATAGTTGATGGAATGTTAAAACTAATTGACTTTGGCATTGCAAACCAAATGCAGCCAGATGTGACAAGTATCATTAAAGATTCTCAG GCCGGCACAATGAATTATATGCCACCTGAAGCAATAGAAGATAGGTCTTCCTATGGAGAAAATGGCAAGCCTCGTTCTAAG atAAGTCCCAAAAGCGATGTATGGTCACTAGGATGCATTTTGTACTGTATGACATATGGAAGGACTCCATTTCAGCATATAACAAGTCACATCAATAAAATGCATGCTATTGTTGATCCAAGTTATGAAATAGGGTTCCCAGATATTGCTGAGAAGGATCTTCACGATGTGCTGAAG cGCTGTTTAATAAGAAATCCTAAGGAAAGAATTTCTGTTTCGGAGTTGCTGGTACATCCCTATGTTCAAATTCAAAGTCATTGTCAAACAg GTGTCCCAAATGCAAAAggaacagcagaggaaatgaaacGTATCCTTGGCCAGCTTGTTGGCTTGAATTCTCCCAATTCTATTTCTAGAGCTGCGAGG ACTTTATATGAACAGTGCAACAGTGGTAAAACTCTTGATGTATCAGCATTTGCAAAACCTGGGAGTCAAAAAACATGGACAACAAAATGA